From Paenibacillus sp. FSL H8-0537:
GCTGCGGATTTGATGTTGTTGTGGCGGATTGGCATACACATATTAGCTCTGAAAATCAGGTTAACTCCTGTGGTAGCGTGGTGAGGGTTACTGGTAAGCCTGATGAGCTTGCCTCGAAGCTGCAATTTAATAGAACGGACTATTTCGTCGTATGCAGCCATCAGCTCCACTATGATCATCAACTGATTCAGCTGGCACTGGCAGCACAATCTAGTTATATCGGCGTCATGGGCTCTCGTAAACGAATAAAGCAATTATTTGGTGAAGGAAAGCTTTCTGAAAATGTTTATGCTCCAATCGGGCTTTCGATAGATGCAGAGGGGCCATACGAAATTGCGTTAAGCATCGCTTCCGAGCTAGTTCAAGTAAGGGCTGCGCAGCGTGCGAAAGATAAGGAGGCGACTGGCGATGCAGGTGTCAGGCATTTACTTGGCGGCGGGCCTCAGCAGCAGGATGAAGCAGCCGAAGCTGCGGCTTCCTTTATCGCCGGGAGCTATGCTTGGCAGTCAGGCGCTTCATGCTCTATTAAATAGTGTCATCAAAAGCTGGATTGTCGTTCATCGCACCAACGATGAACTGGAGTGGCTAGACACTCCTGAACTGGAGCGGGCTTGCACCGCAGCACAACTGCACAAGCGAGAAAGCCCTTTGGCGGCGCGGGGAATGTCCTACTCGCTGCACAGCGGGTTTGAGGCGCTGCTTGCTCTACATCCACATACGGATGCCGTCCTTATCGCGTTAGCTGACCAGCCTTTTGTGACGGCAAGGATGGCAGAGCGTTTGATTGAGGCGCTGGAGCAGGATTCTGCGCTTGATTACGCGGCCTTCAGCGACGGAGCGGCGACGATGCCTCCGGCGCTGCTGCGAACAACGATGTTTTCCGCTTTGAAGGAGCTGGAGGGCGATCAAGGAGCAAGACGGCTCTTTGCTACAGGCAAGTATAAAGGGGAAATACTGGATTTAAACGGTGAGCCTGACTTTGCGCTTCATGATATTGACGACGAGGAGAGTTTGCTGGCTGCTATTGATTTATGGAACAGGAGGGAGAGCGATGGCCATGAATAAACAAACGAAGCCGGAGTCTCCCGTCGTATGGCAGGCAAGTGATGCTGCGGAAGCTTGCAGGCTCAAGCAGCAGCTTGGCGAGGATGGCGTTTTTGTTGCAGGCGGGACGCTGCTTCGTACGTGGTGGGAAGCGGGGACTGCCCGTATGCCTGGCCATTTAATCGATATAAGCGGAATGGCCAACATGCAGAAGCCGATTGTGCTTGTTTCAAGCAGCCATGATCGGCAAATTTGTCAGATCGGAGCGGCGGCGCTGCTGTCAGAGGTCAGAAATGATTCATATATAAGGACTCATTATTCACTGCTCACAACCGCGATAAAAAATATCGCTGCACCATCGATACGGAACCTGGCTACGCTAGGGGGCAATGTTCTCTCCCGGGTGGGCGACGCGCTTCCAGCGCTGCTTGTATATGAGGCTGTGCTCCTCTGGCATGATGGGCAAGGAGAATTTCAGCAGACGCTTGCACAATGGTTATTGGAAGCCCAGGTAAGTGCCGGGTGGAAAAATCGTCTGCTGCTCGCCATTATATTGCCGCCAGTTGATCTGCCGGAACAGGAGGGGTACAGCAGGTTGGACGTCTATCACAAGGTTGGCCGCCGCGAAGTGTTCACGCCGTCGATAGCGACTGTCGCCATAAGCGCCATTGTAAGCTCCGTGCAGCATATCGTGGATGTACGACTTGCAGCGGGCGGGGGGCAGACGGCGCCAAAGCGGCTTGAGCATACAGAACTGCTGCTTAAGGACGCCAAGCTTGATCGTTCGCTGCTCCATTCTTGTTATACGTCGGTCATGGAGCATTTTCATCCCATAGGCGACGTGTTCGCTTCGGAAAGCTATCGTAAGAAGACAGCAGCCAATCTGATTGTGTCGGAGCTGTGGAAAGCGATGCAGCCCAAAGCATAATAAGCTAGCTAGCTTAGCGTTCATATAGGAGAGGTGATAGCGATGCTGTTGAACCGTGAATCAAGTGGCAAACGGTGGCGAATCAGGCCGGATGGGCTGGGGAAGGTAACAGGCCGCCTTGCTTATTTGACAGATATGTCGGCAGCAGGCATGCTCTATGGCCGGGTTCTGCGCAGTCCGTATCCTCATGCTCTTATTCTCAGCATTTGTACCGAGAAGGCGCAGCAGCTTGAAGGTGTTCATGCCGTGCTGACCCATCTCGATGTGCCCGGTTTGAACCGCTATGGCATTGCCCATCAAGATCAGCCTGTTTTTTGTGAAAATAAAGTTCGGTATGTCGGCGATGCAGTGGCAGCTGTAGCCGCAGAGACGGCTGAGCTAGCCGAATATGCTCTTACTCTCATTGAGGTCGATTATGAACTGCTGCCGATCGTTGACGATGCCGAGCTGGCGCTTTTGCAGGATGCGCCGCTGCTTCATCCACAGGGCAATCTTCTTCACCGCAGCCAGTTTAATAGAGGGCAGCTAGGCAGCGGGTTCGCTGCGTGTACGCATATTGTAGAGGATACGTATTTCACGCCGAGGCAGATGCACACCTATATGGAAACCGAAGGCGGCTTGTTTGTGCCGGAGGAGGATGGGCGGTTGACGGTATATTCGCCTACTCAGCATGGGTTTATGGATCGTCTGCAATTATCGCGAATTACCGCGATGAAGCAGGAGCGAATCCGCATCGTCTCAAGCCCGATTGGCGGCTCCTTCGGCGGCAAGGATGAATTGAATGTACAGCCTTATGGCGCACTGCTGGCGCTCAAAACAAATCGCCCTGTCAAGCTTCATCATTCCAGATGGGAATCGGTTCGGGCGGGACTCAAACGTCATCCGATGAAAATTTCGATGAAAACCGGTACAGATGCCAGCGGCCACCTGCTTGCGCATCAAGTGCGGATTATCGCCGACACTGGCGCGTATGCGACGCTGGGAGCAGAGGTGCTTAACTTTGCCGTTGAGCATGTACTTGGACCATACCGCTACGATCACGTGAAAGTGGACGGTTATTCCGTCTATACGAACAACGGAATGTCTGGCGAGTTTCGCGGCTTTGGCGGAAACCAGGCGATTTTTGCACTGGAAGGGCAGCTTGACAGGCTTGCAGAGAAGCTTGGCATGGACCCTTGGGAGCTGCGGCGGATGAATATGCGTATGCCTGATGATCCGGGCCCGTTCGGCCAGCCGATCGTCGTTACCGAAGGTGCCATGCAGGTGTGGAATGCAGCTGAAGCGAGCGGCTTGTGGCAGGAAAGAGGGATGCCGAATCGAGAAGAGGAGCGCGAGCCGTGGATTAAGGTGGGTATTGGCTCAGCCTTCACCATGCACGGCGGCGGGCTAGGTGTAGGCATTCCCGATCCGGCAGGCGGCAGGCTCTTGTTGGCAGCCGATGGCTGTATTGAAGCGATATTCGGCTACGAGGAATTTGGGCAAGGCTTGCTTGCTACGCTTGCGCTGATGCTGATCGAGCAATTCGGATTGGCCGAATCCGATATCCGAATGATTATCGGGGATACCGATCTAGTGCCCGACAGCGGCTCTACGACAGCTTCAAGAGCGACCAGCATGATGTGGAAGACGCTGCAAAATCTGAAAGCGCCGTTTACTTCGCAATTGCTGGAGCGGGCGGCGGAGCTGCTGGGAAAATCAGCTGATAAGCTCGCAATGGGAGCGGGAGGCATTTATGAGACCGCAGGCGATTCCTTGCTGCTGACATATAAGGAGCTGGCTGAGGCAAAAGGAGAGCGGATAAGCTGCTCGACCGCCTTTCAGTTCCCGACATCAGATACCCCACGAACAGGAGCTCATTTTTTATATACGTATGCTGCGGTTGTTGTGAAGGTCGAGATTAATCAACTGACAGGACGAGTGAGGGTGCTTGACCAATACCATGCGGTAGCGGCAGGACCTGTCATGAACCCGCAAGGCTTTCTTGGGCAGATTGAAGGCGGCAGCAGCATGGCGCTTGGATTTGCGATTACGGAAGATGCGGTTATGCAGCAGGGACAATATATGACGAAAAATTTGGATACGTATTTAGTTCCAACGATTGTGGAGCATCGCGGTACGGTCAGTGTTGAGCCGATTGAGCATTTGCCGCATGGAGATAGCTTCGGTCCGCGCGGCATTGGTGAGGTAGGCTCGGTTACGCTTGCCCCGGCCATCGCCGCTGCTATTCATCAGGCGGTGGGCATTCGCGTGACGAAGCTGCCGATAGAGCCGGAGCTGCTGCAAAATGATTGTGCTTTTGCTTTTGCTGAAGAGGCGGTGAGCAAGCGATGAGCAAGCATGAAATGCTGGGAGCGCCGCGAGGCGCAGAGCAGTCGGAGCTAGCCTGCACCATCAATGGCGAGGAAATGAAGCTGGAAGTGGCGGGAGCAAGACGGCTGCTATCCGTACTGCGGGACGATTTAGCGCTTACGGGAACGAAGCGTTCCTGTGAAATTGGGCGCTGCGGCGCCTGCATGGTGCTGGTCGATGGCAAGCCGATCAATGCTTGCTTAACGATGGCCTACCAATGCGCGGGCAAGCAAATTACGACAATTGAAGGCATCGGTGCGGCTGATGGAGGCATGGACCCCGTACAGCGCGCTTTTCTCGAAGAGGGAGGCTTTCAATGCGGCTACTGCACGCCTGGCATGATTATTTCGGTTAAGGCGCTGCTGGATCGAAGTCCTGACCCAAGTGAAGAAGAAGTGGAAGAAGCACTATCAGGCAATATTTGCCGATGCACCGGCTACGGAGGTATTAAACGGGCCGCCCAGCGGGCGATAGAATGGAGGAGGGAAGCGCCATGAAATTGGACTTGTTAAATACGTTGAGCCGTGAGGCATTTACGGAAGCGCTTGGCGCTATTTTTGAACATTCGCCTTGGGTGGCGGAACGGGCATGGGAGAATAAGCCGTTCAGCTCGGTTGAACAGCTGCATGAGAGCATGGTAAATGCGGCATATACGGCGGGAGAGGAGCGGGTGCTTGTGCTTATTCGCGAGCATCCCGATCTGGCAACTCGAATCAGCATTGGTGAATATTCCACCAGAGAGCAGCAGGGGGCGGGACTTAGCCAATTGACGCCTGAGGATTATGAGCAGTTTGCAGCGATGAACCGCCAGTATACGGAGAAGTTTGGCTTTCCATTTATTTTAGCGGTACGTGGCAAAAGCAAAGCAGACATCAAGGAAGCGATGGCGGCGCGCATCGAAAACAGTCTTCGGGAGGAACTAGAGGAGGCAAAATGGCAAATTGCCCGTATCACCGCCTTGCGCCTCAACGATTTAATAGAGCAGTAGAACGTACAAGTTTATACCAAAATGGATATAGAGCAAAGGGAGAGGGTAAACATGTTGAAACTTCACAGCGGACGTACACTTTATTATGGCAAAGGGGATGTACTGACTTACCGCACCTATGCAGCTCCACTTGCGGTGAAGACCATTCCAGAATCGGCTTTTACTGGTGATACAAACGTGATTTTCGCCCATAATATTACATTTGCAGTAAGTGGCGAGACGCTGCTGACCTCCTTCTCCAAAGGTGACAATACGCAGGTCGTAGCGACGGATTCAATGAAAAATTTTATTTTGCGGCAAACGGCCGACTTTGAGGGGAGCACGACAGAAGGGCTGCTTGCGTTCATCAGCAAGCAATTTCTTAGCCGTTATCCGCATATTGACGCCATTGAGCTGAGTGCAGACCGCATTCCATTCCATATGCTTGAAGTGGCAGATGGCAGTGACGGACTGGTGGATAGCTCGCTTGTTTACCGCCGTTCCCATAATGATCATGCGAGCGCCTCGATGAAGCTCGTCCGTGACGGCGAAGAGGGAGCGACCGTTATAGTGGAGCATGAGTGCGCTATTACTGATTTGCAGCTTATTAAAGTTAGCGGCAGCTCATTCTTTGGATTTGTCCGCGACGAATATACGACACTGCCGGAAAGCTATGATCGGCCATTATTTATCTTTCTAAATATATTTTGGACCTATGGAGATGTTGAACATGCCGTAGAAGTGGGCTCAAGGCAATACGTAGCAGCCGAGCATATCCGGGATATTACCCATAATGTGTTTCACGAATATAAAACCCCATCGATTCAATATTTAATTTATCAAGTCGGCTTGCGTATTTTGACCCGTTTTCCGCAATTGGCGGAGGTGCGGTTTGAGTCGAATAACCGGACATGGGAAACGGTGGTTGACCATACGGAGGAGGATGCAGCCGCTGTCTATACCGAACCGCGCCCGCCATTCGGCTTCCAAGGCTTTACGCTTACCCGCGAGGATTTGGCAAATGAGGAAGCTTCCTCATGAGCGGCAAAATAACGACGCATGTGCTCGACATTTCCACGGGAAAGGCTGCCGCAGGGATGGAGCTGGAGCTGTGGCAGTTGAGTGAGGAAACGGGGGAACGGCTGCTGCTTCAATCGGCTGCGACGAATGGAGACGGACGGCTGGAGGCTCCGCTGCTTGCTGGCGAGTTTATGAAGCCGGGCGTCTACGAGCTTGTGTTTGATGCCGGAAGCTTTTTGTCACGCGATAGTGGCACGGCGCAGGCATCGTCGATTGAATTTATTTTCCAGCAAATACCGATTCGTTTTCGCGTTAACGATGCGCAGGCGCATTATCATATTCCGCTGCTTGTTGCGCCGGGCGGCTACAGCACTTATCGCGGTACTTAGAATAGAGAGGTAGACAGATAGGCTTGGTTTATGGGGGAAAAGGGGTGGATAGGCATGGCTTCCTACTATGATTGCATCGTTATGAATGGTTTTGTTGTTTTGACTGGTGAAGTGAAAAAGCTGGATATAGGCATTCGCGATGGCCGCATTGCTGCCTTGGAGCAGTCACTCGCAGGTGCCGAGGCCGGCTCCCGAATCGATGCGGAGGGACAGTATGTGCTGCCCGGCATGGTCGATATTCACGTGCATTTCAATGAACCGAATTTGGGGCATTGGGAAGGCTTTGCGAGCGGGTCAGCCGCACTAGCTGCCGGAGGAGCGACCTGTTACGTAGATATGCCGCTCAATGGCAATCCTCCGACTGTAACGACAGAGGCGCTTGCGCTGAAAGCAGGCCAGGCAGAAGGCAGCTCGGCTGTTGATTATACGTTCTGGGGCGGACTCGTCCCAGGAAAGCTGGAGGAGCTTGCTCCTATGTTCGAAGCGGGCATCGTCGGCTTTAAAGCGTTTATGTCCAATCCCGGCGGCGAAGGAGAAGGACGTTTTCGCGAGGTGGATGACTGGACCCTGTACGAGGGGATGAAAAAAATCGCCGAGCTTGGCGGCTTTGTCGCCCTGCATGCCGAGAGCGACGCCATGACGTCCCAACTCGCTGATGCCGCCCTTGCAGCCGGGCGCTTTGATGCTGAGGCATTCGCAGCCTCGCGGCCGATTATTGCCGAGCTGGAGGCGGTAAATAAGGCGCTGCTGTTCGCGGAGCAGACGGGCTGCCAAGTACATTTTGTTCATATAAGCAGCTATGACGCGGTGGAGCTGATTGATCGCGCGAAGCAGCGCGGCTTGCCCGTGACGGTGGAAACCTGCCCGCATTATTTGCTGCTGACGCAGAAGGACATGACGGCGCTTGGAGCGGTTGCCAAATGCGCGCCTCCACTGCGCGGCGAGGAGCAGCGCGAGGGACTGTGGCGAATGATTGGCGAAGGCAAGCTGGATGTTATCGCTTCAGACCATTCGCCATGTCCGACTTCGATGAAGCTGGATGCTGCTAAAACGTTTTTCGAGGCATGGGGAGGCATATCTGGCGCACAAAGCAGCATGGAGCTGGTGCTTGGTGAAGGGTGGATCAAGCGTGGGCTGTCGCTGCCATTGCTAGCCTCGCTGCTGTCAGCAGGACCTGCTCAGCGCTTCGGGCTTTATCCGCGCAAGGGAGCTATTGCAGTCGGCTCGGATGCTGACCTGGCTATAGTTGACCCTAATGCGGCCTATGAGCTGCTGGAGGAAAATTTATTTTATCGGCACAAGCATAGCCCTTATGTGGGGAAAGAGATGGCCTGCCGAGTCGTGGCAACACTCGTTCGAGGAACCGTTGTCTATTCGTTTGACGGCGGTTTGGCAAGGACTGCATCGGGTAAATCGCTGCTTCCGCTTGAGGTCGGGTCGGAAAAGGGCATGATGAAGGGGAGCGTTTGAGATGACAATGACTAGCAAACTGCAGCTCGCCGCCTTTGTCCCTAAGCTGCTGGAGGAATTGTCCCAGTTCGGCGCTGATCCACGTGGTGGTGTGACAAGGCTGCTTTATACGGCTGAATGGCTGGAGGCGCAGCAATATTTAGCCCAGCAAATGAGAGAATTGGGCATGGACGTTTATTTTGACCGGGTAGGCAATTTGTTTGGCCGGCTGCAAGGCAGTTCAGGAGAAGGACCCGTTGTTATGACGGGCTCCCACATCGATACGGTGCAATCAGGCGGATATTATGATGGGGCTTATGGTGTCGCTGCTGGGATTACCGCTTTGGCGCATTTGAAGGAAGCTTATGGGCAGCCTGTAAAGACGCTTGAGGTAGTCTCTCTCTGTGAAGAGGAAGGCAGCCGTTTTCCGCTTACGTATTGGGGATCGGGCAATATGACCGGGCTGTATGATACAGAGCAGGACGCGGAGCGCTATGATGCTGCAGGAATTAGCCTGCAAGCGGCGATGCTCGCCTGCGGCTTTGGCAAACCGGAGCAGCGTGACCCCCGCAGATCGGATATTGCAGCGTTTGTAGAACTGCATATTGAGCAAGGACCTGTTTTGGAACAGCGGCAGCTCAGTGTTGGCATTGTCGAGGCTATCGTTGGGCAGCATCGTTATACGGTAACGGTGGGAGGAACAGCCAATCATGCCGGGACGACGCCAATGCCGCTGCGCCGCGATGCACTGGCTGGAGCAGCTGCGATGATCGTGCAGCTGGAGACGGCAGCGATTTTAACCGGCTCTCCGCTCGTTGCTACGATTGGGAAGCTGACGACAACGCCAAATACGCCGAATGTCATTCCCGGCTTCGTAAGCTTTACGGTCGATGTTCGCCATATTGATGAGACAGCCATTCAACAATTTTGCCAAACCGTTTTTAAGCAGTTTGAAGAAATTGCTGGCGAACGGGAGCTGTATGTGACGATTGATCAATGGATGGAGGCAGCACCTGCTCCAATGGATCGGCAATTGCGTGACCGGCTGTCACGAATTGCTGAGCAAATGTCTCTGCCTTATACGGTTATGCCGAGCGGAGCGGGGCATGACGCCCAGCTGCTGTCAGGCGTGTGTCCTACAGCGATGTTATTCGTTCCCAGCCGCGGCGGCATCAGCCATTCGCCAGACGAATATACATCGCCGGAGCAATTGGTAGATGGGACGGCGATATTGTCAGCATTGTTGTATGAGCTTGCATACGAGGAGAAATGATGATGAAGAGCTACCGAGAACTGTCGCCTTCCCCCCGCACGATTATGACGCCCGGCCCTGTTGAGGTTGACCCGCGTGTGCTTCGTGCGTTATCTTATCCTATACTGGGTCAATTTGACCCCGAGTTTACGGCGCTTATGAATGATACGATGGAAATGCTGCGCAGCTTGTTCCAAACGGACAATCGCTGGGCTTATCCGATAGATGGAACGTCGCGTTCAGGCATTGAAGCGGTACTTAACAGCTTAATAGAGCCGGGCGACAAAGTGCTGGTTCCGATTTATGGCCGTTTCGGCAATCTGCTTTATGAAATTGCCGAGCGCTGCGGCGCAGAGGTTGTGGCGCTGGATAAGGAATGGGGCGAAGTTTTTGAGCCGGATGAAGTCATCGCCGCAATGAAGCATGAACGTCCGGCGCTTTTGCTTATGGTTCACGGGGAAACGTCCACAGGCCGGATGCAGCCTTTGGAGGCGATTGGCAAAGCATGCAGGGAGCAAGACATTCTGTTTGTCGTTGATGCCGTTGCGACCATCGGCGGCGTTTCCGTTGAGACGGACGCCTGGTGTATGGATGCCGTTATAGGCGGTACGCAAAAATGCTTGTCCGTTCCATCGGGCATGGCCCCGATTACTTATAACGACAGGGCGGAGCGGAAAATCGCTGCCCGCAAAAAGGTCGAGCGAGGCCTGCTCGCCCCTGGAGATGCTGTCAGCGGCAATCGCCGTCCGGCTATTCAGAGCAACTATCTGGATTTGAGCCAGCTACAGGATTATTGGGGGCCAGCAAGACTCAATCATCATACGGAGATGACTTCGATGCTGTATGGCTTGCGCGAAGGGCTGCGAATTTTGCTCGCTGAAGGGCTTGAGGAGCGATTCGCTAGACATCGCAGGCATGAAGCTGCGCTAATGGCAGGGCTTGCAGCAATGGGATTAACCTTGTATGGAAATCCAGCCTGCAAGCTTCCGGTTGTTACTTGCGTGATGATCCCAGAGGGCATTGACGGAGAAGCGGTTCGCAGCATGCTGCTAAGCAGCTTTGGCATCGAAATCGCCAGCTCGTTCGGAGTGTTAAAAGGGAGAATCTGGCGCATTGGCACGATGGGCTACAGCTGCAGCCAGAAAAATGTGCTGCATGTGCTCGGTGCACTTGAAGCGGTGCTGATTCGGCATGGCGCAGTTGTGCCAGCTGGAGAGGGCTTGCAGGCGGCACTAGCTGTGTATGATGTGTATGATCGTTAAACTTACGCTATTTTGTACCGCCGCCCGGGTTTTCCTGGAAATATAGGAAAGTATACGATTTCGCCATACTTTCTCTATATTTCTCGGACTGAAACGCGCCACGCCGCCAGAAGACGGCTTTCGGCCGTTTAACCTGGTTCGGCGGTTTGCTATATCTTTAGCTAGTATTTTAAATTTAAAGGAGTGCTTACGATGAAAGATGTAGTGGTACGGGAGCAATTGAAAAAACTGCCCAAAATCGATTTGCACTTGCATTTGGATGGCAGCGTGTTGCCGAGTACGCTGCGCGAGCTGGCAAAGGAGCAAGGCAAGGAGCTGCCCGTTGAGGCAGGCAGCGACCTTACTCCATGGATGCTTGCAGATGAGAGCTGCAATAGCTTAAAAGAATATTTGAGCAAATTTGCTTTTGTCGAGCCATATTTGCAAACGCCAGAGGCGCTGGAGCGCGTAGCTTATGAAGTGGTTGAGCAATCGGCGGAACAAGGCTGCCGTTATATCGAGGTGCGATTTGCACCGCTGCTGCATATTAAAGGAGGTTTGTCTCTGGAGGAGGCGATGCGCCACACCATTCATGGCTTGCGGCGTGGAGAACGGGATTTCGGCGTAAAAGCGCGGGGAATCGCCATCTGCCTGCGCCATGACGCTTATGAGCGCAATGAACAGGTCATACTGGCGGCCGCCAAGCTGCAAGGCGATGGAATCGCAGCGGTAGATTTGGCTGGTGATGAAGCATCCTTCCCGCCAGAGCTGCATCGTTCCTTATTTAATCTCGCAGCGAGCAAGGGGCTGCCGATTACAATTCACGCTGGGGAAGCGGGCGGCGCGCAAAATGTGCAGGAAGCGATTGAGAGCCTTGGAGCCACCCGTATCGGCCATGGCGTGCGCATTACGGAAAATCCTGCTATTATGGAAATGGTACGCCGTACAGGCACGCCGCTGGAGCTATGCCCGCTGAGCAACATACAGACAAAGGCGGTTAGCGGATGGGACGCTTATCCGATTAAAGCCTTTCTGGCAGCAGGCATTCAGGCGACCATTAATACGGATAATCTGACGGTTTCGGGTACGACGATTGGTTTGGAATATGAGCTGTTGATGCAAAAATGCGGCGTGACACTGGAGGAAATCGGCAGGCTGATTTTGAACAGCGCCCATGCGGCCTTTTTGGAGCAGGATGAAAAACGGCAGCTGATTGCCGACATAGAACAGGGGCTTGCAGCTGCGGGAGTGAAGCCTGCCGTATAAGGAGAGTCCCTGATTCGGAAACAATGGAGGAAATGACGTATGCGAACCATTTTAGCCGTAATTGGGGATTATTATCATCCTGCGGAGGCCATTGCCGAGGGCTTGCAGCAAAGCTTAGCGCCATTAATGGCGTCGGGGGACATCGAGCTCAGCTATACAACGGTCAAATATTTGGCGGAGGAGCTGGCAGCAAAGCCGGATGCGGTCATTTTGTACAAAGATAATAATATGAATCCCGCTGATGAACAGGTACAGCAATGGCTCGGCGAGGAGACAGAGCAGGCGATATTGGGGTATGTCAGGGCTGGTGGAGGCTGGTTCGCTTGGCATTCCGGGCTTGCATCGTATCCGGCAGAGGGTGGCTACGTGCAGATGACGCGGGGTTATTTTCAGCATCATCCCGAGCAGAAGCTTGTGCGTTCTTTAACGGTTGAGCCTGCTGGGCGTTCCGGCGAGGAGCATGTGAATATAGCGGCAGATCTGGCGTTTGAAACGGTCGATGAGCATTATTTTGTACACTGTGAAGAAGCATTAACGACGGTATTTATGCGCACGTATTCCGAGGATGGGCAGTCGATTGGCGGCTGGTCCCATGCCTACGGAGAAGGCCGCGTATGTTGCTTGACGCCTGCGCATAATCGCGAAAGCCTGCTGCATCCGGTGCTGGGCGAGCTGGTGAATGCCTGTGTGCAGTGGTGCGCGCGGATGGCGTAGCTTTGACGCCAAAGGATGGCGCCAGCCGTTTCACCTTGAAATATAGGAAAGGACATGATGTTTTCATCCTTTCTCTATATTTCTCGGACTGAAACGCGCTGCGCCGCCAAAGGACGGCGAAAGCCGTTTCACCTTGTACGATCATTTTGGCTTTATATATGCTTGAAAAGCGCGGTTCCTGCAAATGATAGAGGAACTGCGCTTTTGTCTGCTATAATAAGATCATAAGCATTACGATTAGAGGGTGGTGGGTTCGAATGGATAAAGTGATAGATGAGCAATGTGACGACACATGTATAGGGACGAAGCAGGAGGGTGCAGATCTGCTTACCGCAAAGGTTGAGGAGCAGACGGCCATTGATTTGGCTGAAATGTTCAAAGCGCTAGGCGACCCGACGCGGGTTAAAATGATTTATGCGCTGCTTTCGCAAGAGCTGTGCGTGCATGATTTATGCGTCGTGCTGGATATGGCACAGTCGGCTATTTCACATCAATTGCGTTATTTGCGCAATGTGCGCATCGTAAAGCGCCGCAAAGTCGGGAAAACCGTCTATTATTCGCTTGACGATGATCATGTAAAGGAAATTTTCATCCAGACACTGCAGCATTTGCATCACAGCTAAGTGCTGCGTCCAGATAAGGAGAGGATCTAGACGTGACAGAAATGCCGCCAATTATTATACAGGCTAGCGAGGAACATATTGCGGACGCTGTCGCTTTTGCAGCGCTAGTCCGCGAAGAGGTCATGCCAATGTTTGCGGCAAATGGTTTGTCGCCCGATCTCGTGAATTTCTCGGAGCATTATTTGCATCAAGCGGGAGCTGGTTTTTTTCTG
This genomic window contains:
- a CDS encoding FAD binding domain-containing protein, producing the protein MAMNKQTKPESPVVWQASDAAEACRLKQQLGEDGVFVAGGTLLRTWWEAGTARMPGHLIDISGMANMQKPIVLVSSSHDRQICQIGAAALLSEVRNDSYIRTHYSLLTTAIKNIAAPSIRNLATLGGNVLSRVGDALPALLVYEAVLLWHDGQGEFQQTLAQWLLEAQVSAGWKNRLLLAIILPPVDLPEQEGYSRLDVYHKVGRREVFTPSIATVAISAIVSSVQHIVDVRLAAGGGQTAPKRLEHTELLLKDAKLDRSLLHSCYTSVMEHFHPIGDVFASESYRKKTAANLIVSELWKAMQPKA
- the pucL gene encoding factor-independent urate hydroxylase, coding for MLKLHSGRTLYYGKGDVLTYRTYAAPLAVKTIPESAFTGDTNVIFAHNITFAVSGETLLTSFSKGDNTQVVATDSMKNFILRQTADFEGSTTEGLLAFISKQFLSRYPHIDAIELSADRIPFHMLEVADGSDGLVDSSLVYRRSHNDHASASMKLVRDGEEGATVIVEHECAITDLQLIKVSGSSFFGFVRDEYTTLPESYDRPLFIFLNIFWTYGDVEHAVEVGSRQYVAAEHIRDITHNVFHEYKTPSIQYLIYQVGLRILTRFPQLAEVRFESNNRTWETVVDHTEEDAAAVYTEPRPPFGFQGFTLTREDLANEEASS
- a CDS encoding (2Fe-2S)-binding protein, which gives rise to MSKHEMLGAPRGAEQSELACTINGEEMKLEVAGARRLLSVLRDDLALTGTKRSCEIGRCGACMVLVDGKPINACLTMAYQCAGKQITTIEGIGAADGGMDPVQRAFLEEGGFQCGYCTPGMIISVKALLDRSPDPSEEEVEEALSGNICRCTGYGGIKRAAQRAIEWRREAP
- the pucD gene encoding xanthine dehydrogenase subunit D — translated: MLLNRESSGKRWRIRPDGLGKVTGRLAYLTDMSAAGMLYGRVLRSPYPHALILSICTEKAQQLEGVHAVLTHLDVPGLNRYGIAHQDQPVFCENKVRYVGDAVAAVAAETAELAEYALTLIEVDYELLPIVDDAELALLQDAPLLHPQGNLLHRSQFNRGQLGSGFAACTHIVEDTYFTPRQMHTYMETEGGLFVPEEDGRLTVYSPTQHGFMDRLQLSRITAMKQERIRIVSSPIGGSFGGKDELNVQPYGALLALKTNRPVKLHHSRWESVRAGLKRHPMKISMKTGTDASGHLLAHQVRIIADTGAYATLGAEVLNFAVEHVLGPYRYDHVKVDGYSVYTNNGMSGEFRGFGGNQAIFALEGQLDRLAEKLGMDPWELRRMNMRMPDDPGPFGQPIVVTEGAMQVWNAAEASGLWQERGMPNREEEREPWIKVGIGSAFTMHGGGLGVGIPDPAGGRLLLAADGCIEAIFGYEEFGQGLLATLALMLIEQFGLAESDIRMIIGDTDLVPDSGSTTASRATSMMWKTLQNLKAPFTSQLLERAAELLGKSADKLAMGAGGIYETAGDSLLLTYKELAEAKGERISCSTAFQFPTSDTPRTGAHFLYTYAAVVVKVEINQLTGRVRVLDQYHAVAAGPVMNPQGFLGQIEGGSSMALGFAITEDAVMQQGQYMTKNLDTYLVPTIVEHRGTVSVEPIEHLPHGDSFGPRGIGEVGSVTLAPAIAAAIHQAVGIRVTKLPIEPELLQNDCAFAFAEEAVSKR
- the uraD gene encoding 2-oxo-4-hydroxy-4-carboxy-5-ureidoimidazoline decarboxylase translates to MKLDLLNTLSREAFTEALGAIFEHSPWVAERAWENKPFSSVEQLHESMVNAAYTAGEERVLVLIREHPDLATRISIGEYSTREQQGAGLSQLTPEDYEQFAAMNRQYTEKFGFPFILAVRGKSKADIKEAMAARIENSLREELEEAKWQIARITALRLNDLIEQ
- the uraH gene encoding hydroxyisourate hydrolase is translated as MSGKITTHVLDISTGKAAAGMELELWQLSEETGERLLLQSAATNGDGRLEAPLLAGEFMKPGVYELVFDAGSFLSRDSGTAQASSIEFIFQQIPIRFRVNDAQAHYHIPLLVAPGGYSTYRGT
- a CDS encoding NTP transferase domain-containing protein, giving the protein MKQPKLRLPLSPGAMLGSQALHALLNSVIKSWIVVHRTNDELEWLDTPELERACTAAQLHKRESPLAARGMSYSLHSGFEALLALHPHTDAVLIALADQPFVTARMAERLIEALEQDSALDYAAFSDGAATMPPALLRTTMFSALKELEGDQGARRLFATGKYKGEILDLNGEPDFALHDIDDEESLLAAIDLWNRRESDGHE